A window from Toxoplasma gondii ME49 chromosome IX, whole genome shotgun sequence encodes these proteins:
- a CDS encoding zinc finger, C3HC4 type (RING finger) domain-containing protein (encoded by transcript TGME49_292340~Predicted trans-membrane domain (TMHMM2.0):171-194:973-996) produces MCICVSSICIRLSEKLYLTMANSGRRRPPPLELGDFRSRIRRDLSPRKSPCSTSSNAELSSRLRELDPRLPEVTSERAGGSPDEIGSGLTSAQFRVSTRLCESVLTPDVSASPETAGKPEFPSLLRSSTSRFSMKRLSLWAFETYNFFTTRCLLPIRLYAANRQALLLYAFLVFGRIVEFIFHFAACVVPAFFYVFFAMFLNLVTVSPHFTASPSTPGRAASPSLSEGDVAASQLDAAVDSLVWNASRSTVKSHLSGVLRVASDSTSPTAASSAGAGVALSAGAGASFSDMPPRVFQRSVGGPMPGGLPVPRAGGERREGGTANSAAGTPFGTQAPPGRGEEATLSSIGLTYVYFVISQVCRGLLLEVPLYTFSLYFAQLLHMQSLTFSLSPQCRQAAEISAAYYNQSPRAVTGVSTNQRSAAAISLAPAAPAAGAVEEDPRVETRDEGREQVREGRGAEDRPRGRSGGDRPGNRLQLGESAADAEPRLREPREEVARDGEGRRPASPRAEGIEEWQSAPGGGTPIKGNKREGRAVTDEDETSAVVSSSLQTLAQGPRNALRSRRPVWERTHCLPRAGEGLDGGGSRSCPSPGAFPLSRNQPVAFTPASDSVNGAAREIGSGERERLRSSDAETPSCSRDTRGSSSDRTGVLPAEDDVREPGRVSGDSSAEPPRPAEMGETREPSDQEGEERISPSEQRLFFVPVAAVRFFVRLMALVGVSRLVRARGSSETRERARRRSSQIPPDANVPPRGNVLAGALPVRVRREPAAESLGRDARNSRETACRDLGRIVTVLNTLHRWREGTWKGSRRRLAPCLGKIGELLNRIRAVWRRASGGRLRCHELLRQMHPYRLLSVSPLVFFPSASQRLFFTTFFFWLLRCIYEDGAEDAVAEDAWTFLVSGGNVVNVAASFNNYSAARLAGLSPRYYSAFSSYLRNDAAREAAKMRPTLTHPFVTGFAGPFGGMRSFSLARQWTVWWALVLLGMLFISYSLLAVFSAFGVLPWQLLHSLLVLRHTRVATYAQRRERETRERREKRRKQWEALHESQAACEQGAVTRPGSAAEVREDEPGGEVPLDWTEHGGIRRRRYALWTSPNHKDAGVFTFGDDEEEEEICIFCFEVFKSEDILRVVNSCGHKFHRHCVDVWLFKRQKETCPMCGQLRSPRLAK; encoded by the exons ATGTGCATCTGCGTGTCTAGTATATGTATTCGGCTCTCCGAGAAGCTGTATCTCACTATGGCGAACTCAGGTCGCCGGCGTCCTCCACCTCTAGAACTAGGGGATTTCCGTAGTCGCATTCGTCGGGACTTATCTCCACGCAAATCCCCCTGCTCGACTTCCAGCAATGCAGAGCTTTCGTCGCGTCTTCGAGAACTTGACCCACGACTACCCGAAGTCACTTCCGAGCGCGCGGGTGGGTCACCGGACGAGATAGGCTCTGGCCTCACTTCTGCCCAGTTTCGAGTGTCGACTCGTCTCTGCGAGTCGGTCCTCACTCCCGACGtatctgcttctccagagacagcagggaaGCCGGagtttccctcgcttctACGGAGTTCGACGTCCCGTTTCTCGATGAAGCGTCTGTCGCTCTGGGCTTTCGAAACGTACAATTTTTTCACGActcgctgtctgcttccGATCCGTCTCTACGCAGCGAATCGTcaggctcttcttctgtaCGCATTTTTGGTTTTTGGTCGCATCGTCGAGTTCATTTTCCACTTTGCTGCCTGCGTCGTCCCAGCGTTCTTCtatgtcttcttcgccatgTTTCTCAACTTGGTCACGGTGTCACCTCACTTCaccgcgtctccgtcgaccCCCGGTCGCGCGGCCAGCCCGAGCCtgagcgaaggagacgtcGCTGCGAGTCAGCTCGACGCGGCCGTGGACAGCCTCGTCTGGAACGCGTCGCGTTCCACAGTCAAGTCTCATCTCTCGGGTGTCTTGCGCGTCGCGTCCGACTCCACTTCCCCCACGGCCGCGAGCAGCGCAGGAGCTGGAGTGGCGCTCTCGGCTGGAGCTGgagcttccttctccgacATGCCCCCACGGGTCTTCCAGCGCTCCGTCGGCGGCCCGATGCCTGGCGGCCTACCCGTCCCTCGTGCCGGAGgtgagagacgagagggtGGAACTGCGAACTCTGCAGCAGGGACGCCCTTCGGGACGCAAGCACCCCCCGGACgtggcgaggaagcgacgctGTCATCGATTGGGTTGACCTACGTCTACTTCGTGATTTCGCAGGTCTGCCGCGGCTTGCTCCTCGAAGTCCCCCTGTACacgttctctctctacttTGCGCAACTGCTTCACATGCAGTCCCtgactttctctctctcgcctcagTGCCGCCAGGCAGCCGAAATCTCAGCCGCGTACTACAACCAAAGTCCCCGAGCCGTCACTGGCGTGTCCACCAATCAGAGGAGCGCCGCGGCCATCTCGCTGGCCCCAGCGGCTCCAGCTGCAGGGGCAGTGGAGGAAGACCCACGGGTGGAGACACGAGACGAAGGCCGAGAGCAGGTAAGGGAGGGGCGAGGAGCGGAGGACCGGCCGCGGGGTCGCTCGGGGGGGGATAGACCCGGGAACCGCCTTCAGCTTGGCGAGTCGGCAGCCGACGCAGAGCCGCGTCTTCGAGAGCCTCGGGAGGAGGTCGCGCGGGATGGTGAAGGACGGCGACCGGCGTCACCACGTGCGGAAGGAATCGAAGAATGGCAGAGCGCGCCAGGTGGAGGAACTCCGATCAAGGGAAACAAAAGGGAAGGACGCGCGGTCACagatgaagacgagacgTCAGCTGTGGTCTCCTCATCTCTTCAGACGCTGGCGCAGGGACCGCGAAACGCACTCCGAAGCAGGAGGCCTGTGTGGGAACGCACTCACTGTTTGCCCCGAGCGGGGGAAGGGCTCGATGGTGGAGGTTCTCGGTCTTGCCCCTCTCCAGGTGCGTTTCCACTTTCAAGGAACCAACCGGTGGCCTTCACTCCAGCCTCAGACTCGGTCAACGGAGCGGCCCGGGAAATTGGCAGCggtgaaagagagaggcttCGTTCCAGCGACGCGGAGACTCCGTCGTGttcgagagacacacgaggcAGTTCGTCCGACCGCACGGGCGTGCTTCCCGCCGAGGACGACGTACGGGAGCCGGGGCGAGTCAGCGGTGACAGCAGCGCAGAACCACCGCGGCCGGCCGAGATGGGTGAGACGAGGGAGCCGTCTGatcaagagggagaagagcgaatcTCGCCTTCTGAGcagcgcctcttcttcgtgccCGTCGCGGCagtgcgtttcttcgtccgGCTAATGGCGCTCGTAGGAGTCAGCCGGCTAGTCCGGGCGAGAGGATCGAGTGAAACAAGAGAACGAGCGCGACGACGCTCTTCACAAATACCTCCAGACGCCAATGTGCCTCCCAGGGGGAACGTCCTCGCGGGAGCGTTGCCAGTTCGTGTCCGCCGAGAACCAGCAGCCGAGTCTTTGGGGAGAGATGCTCGAAATAGTAGAGAGACAGCTTGTCGAGATCTAGGTCGCATCGTTACAGTCCTCAATACCCTACATcggtggagagagggaacgTGGAAGGGGTCCCGACGGCGTCTGGCTCCGTGTCTCGGCAAAATCGGTGAACTCCTCAATCGCATCAGGGCCGTGTGGAGGCGTGCGTCCGGCGGTCGGTTACGTTGCCACGAGCTTCTGCGCCAGATGCATCCGTATCGCCTTCTGTCAGTGTCCCcactcgtcttcttcccaaGCGCCTCTCAGCGACTTTTCTTCACcacgttcttcttctggctTCTCCGGTGCATCTACGAAGACGGCGCCGAAGACGCTGTGGCCGAGGACGCGTGGACGTTCCTGGTTAGCGGGGGGAATGTCGTCAACGTGGCGGCCTCGTTCAACAACTACAGTGCCGCCCGACTGGCAGGCCTCAGCCCCCGGTACTAcagcgccttctcctcctacCTGCGAAACGACGctgcgagagaagccgcgaaaATGAGACCGACTTTAACGCACCCCTTTGTTACCGGATTCGCGGGGCCATTTGGGGGAATGCGgtccttctcgctcgccCGACAGTGGACCGTGTGGTGGGCCTTAGTTCTTCTTGGGATGCTCTTCATCTCCTACAGCCTCCTGGCTGTGTTCAGCGCCTTCGGCGTTCTGCCCTGGCAGCTTCTgcactctcttctcgttctccgcCACACGCGTGTCGCCACTTATGCGCAGCGTAGGGAgcgggagacgagggagagacgagagaagcgacggaagCAGTGGGAGGCGCTCCACGAAAGCCAGGCGGCCTGCGAACAGGGTGCAGTGACGAGACCAGGCAGCGCCGcagaggtgagagaagacgaacctGGAGGCGAAGTTCCCCTCGATTGGACAGAGCACGGGGGGATTCGACGCAGACGGTACGCCCTCTGGACAAGCCCTAATCACAAAGATGCGGGGGTATTTACTTttggagacgacgaagaggaagaagag ATCTGCATTTTCTGCTTCGAGGTGTTCAAGTCCGAGGACATTCTCCGCGTCGTCAACAGCTGCGGCCACAAGTTCCACC GCCATTGTGTGGATGTGTGGCTTTTCAAGCGTCAGAAAGAAACATGCCCCATGTGCGGGCAGCTCCGGAGCCCTAGGCTAGCCAAATGA
- a CDS encoding hypothetical protein (encoded by transcript TGME49_292350~Signal peptide predicted by SignalP 2.0 HMM (probability 1.000) with cleavage site probability 0.864 at residue 20~Predicted trans-membrane domain (TMHMM2.0):4-27:142-165) produces the protein MVRSLGSIALLAALVGGATATSFEVVIPESIAATRVSKHHLAGGETCTVDISTLGQEHANVVVEPSDLASKAFALKNGSCDTAAGPKPWTEIFPDVDRNFEFTSTTSTASSLIIKMPSQGGGEGFCFIVKDSTTNNSMTYEVASGAFKTAIGVVPLIGILSSVLLSMQS, from the coding sequence ATGGTGCGCTCTCTCGGTAGTATTGCCCTTTTGGCTGCCCTGGTAGGAGGCGCCACTGCAACAAGTTTCGAGGTGGTTATCCCTGAGTCTATCGCTGCAACTCGAGTATCTAAGCATCACTTAGCCGGAGGGGAAACCTGCACGGTCGACATAAGCACGCTCGGCCAAGAGCACGCTAACGTCGTCGTGGAACCGTCAGATCTTGCGAGCAAGGCGTTTGCCCTGAAGAACGGATCTTGCGATACCGCAGCCGGCCCCAAGCCCTGGACAGAGATTTTCCCAGATGTCGACAGAAACTTCGAGTTCACTTCCACCACTTCGACTGCGTCCAGCCTCATTATTAAAATGCCATCCCAAGGTGGTGGTGAGGGTTTCTGCTTCATTGTCAAGGATTCCACCACCAACAACTCGATGACTTACGAAGTAGCGTCAGGAGCGTTCAAAACTGCAATAGGTGTCGTGCCGCTTATTGGTATTCTGTCTTCTGTGCTTCTGAGCATGCAGTCTTAA
- a CDS encoding hypothetical protein (encoded by transcript TGME49_292360~Predicted trans-membrane domain (TMHMM2.0):67-90): protein MIFKRSQSAALTHFTYSEPSSHLFESEAHTDPKMRCSPAATGVVPLPACIALQVTESSTRILPLCGPFNSFLTLLFFLLSFALVLVPFGPSFLLCSPLGGVRAALAAAPSVDACSSCPSTFLHAFTTECTAERTKRTVPGSWMTTATLLLRSCTGTPMDGRRLKEVKNRETSGSVSAGARACSYGIVPVPQRGRRQCRKTPYGWRQLPRKDPTGTTVDQAGPSYGGEETVRGFGSLWLQFSAANAKNNRETGTSCTCGSDHISGFIMPLALSLCSAPSSALVSSHSCTSSAGYLAKKASTELLPKASRLGVYRPSSGFLSCSRTCLSVLWDSFHSTFPSAAQASALRALRALPHSGECPEVCGVHYLPSFSPTHLHFLSRNRPAESPGYTAGADASTRLLAHRKQNKGAKKWTRNRPKKTVPSQINTRPSVFPPNVLNYINAPPEYLPAPGPEAAAVLNRPQIARLLHLLWLLPRQCQRGSAAFIPGPVPCPLPAPKVVFDSLEPRGPEQLRAEKEYSEFVAHQDCEVKNRAAACAAQFDRPLVNAAAAGVDTEAGQAVQALAYDEELQKDLRMLKQVADEQDDEALKVLHEHLCLAISPARLPGTALAPHAPSGVSEQGQGFTTEKALGDGAAGRERAVRSDPLDKTADQVDAKSKKKPVWLPLHLQRAKSRHESAATLVRDVCRSPLTRFNRLLIAEAIDRWWSAWQSRRFAGLVTKKLGRLKCLGRQFKAGGVPPEKLLEENAFEEYRLFDDLPRTRFVANYMRRHSCPWQPLMLSSRSEASSHNEGAATDGQHGIGQHRSVERPLERADWRTSDGRVMSDSDRNRRRALKLMALQELKAIGILESDGSVDLTLLKELYRTQPAIPPRDEKTEGRRRSLPADKMSRHERHQQVKYRQAAVGLTLPATTRDVKALEEWERRENCTDIGGKIARATGVFDALLREDFPQYEPLRDVFKLEEFVEAEYRQHTMKRELRKLYLEWLQRGMPDDPKKRSKNDFLVYWMRLSKRKRKALLYAEQHLAPVGASNAYLMRRIRAKTLVEKTTGSNDSETSSTIAQAL, encoded by the exons ATGATATTCAAGCGCTCACAGAGTGCTGCACTCACGCATTTCACTTACAGTGAACCTTCTTCGCATCTTTTCGAGTCTGAGGCACACACAGACCCAAAGATGCGCTGCAGCCCTGCTGCCACTGGCGTCGTCCCTCTCCCCGCCTGCATTGCTCTTCAGGTGACGGAGTCCTCGACTCGGATTCTTCCCCTTTGCGGCCCCTTCAATAGCTTTTTGacacttcttttctttctacTAAGTTTCGCTCTTGTCTTGGTGCCTTTTGgtccctcctttcttctaTGCTCGCCCTTAGGTGGCGTACGCGCGGCCCTGGCTGCCGCTCCTTCCGTGGACGCCTGTAGCAGCTGTCCTTCCACTTTCTTACACGCGTTCACAACTGAATGCACTGCTGAACGAACAAAGAGGACAGTTCCTGGTTCATGGATGACCACAGCGACCTTGCTGTTAAGGTCTTGCACAGGGACACCCATGGACGGCAGGCGCCTGAAGGAGGTGAAGAACAGGGAGACTTCCGGATCTGTGTCCGCAGGTGCCCGTGCGTGTTCATACGGCATTGTTCCGGTCCCACAGAGGGGGAGGAGGCAATGCAGAAAGACCCCTTATGGGTGGAGACAGCTCCCGAGGAAAGATCCGACAGGGACGACAGTGGATCAGGCAGGTCCCAGTTACGGGGGGGAGGAGACTGTACGTGGTTTCGGTAGTCTGTGGTTGCAGTTCTCTGCTGCAAATGCGAAAAACAATCGAGAAACTGGGACGAGTTGCACTTGTGGGTCAGACCATATTTCTGGTTTTATCATGCCGCTggccctttctctctgctccgccCCCTCCAGCGCTCTGGTCTCCTCTCATTCTTGCACCTCAAGTGCAGGATACCTAGCCAAGAAGGCTTCGACGGAGCTGTTACCAAAAGCAAGTCGCCTTGGCGTGTATCGGCCCTCCTCCGGATTCTTGTCGTGTAGTCGTACCTGCTTGTCAGTTCTCTGGGATTCCTTTCATTCGACTTTCCCTTCAGCAGCTCAGGCTTCGGCGTTGCGGGCTTTAAGAGCTCTGCCGCACTCCGGTGAATGCCCGGAGGTGTGTGGTGTGCATTACTtgccctctttctctccaacACATCTGCATTTCTTGTCTCGTAACCGTCCAGCTGAATCGCCCGGATATACGGCCGGCGCGGATGCTTCAACACGATTATTGGCTCACAGAAAGCAGAACAAGGGGGCCAAGAAGTGGACGCGAAATCGGCCTAAAAAG ACGGTGCCCTCCCAGATCAACACTCGACCATCAGTATTCCCTCCTAATGTTCTGAACTACATCAATGCCCCTCCCGAGTATCTTCCTGCGCCG GGGCCGGAGGCAGCAGCTGTGCTGAACCGCCCCCAAATTGCTAGGCTTCTTCACCTGCTCTGGCTTCTGCCTCGCCAGTGCCAGCGAGGCTCTGCAGCTTTCATCCCTGGGCCTGTCCCTTGCCCGCTACCGGCACCGAAGGTTGTATTCGACTCTTTGGAACCTCGAGGACCGGAGCAGCTtcgagcagaaaaggagTACTCCGAATTCGTAGCTCATCAGGACTGCGAGGTGAAAAACAGAGCTGCCGCATGTGCGGCACAGTTCGACCGACCGCTGGTCAATGCTGCCGCTGCCGGAGTGGATACAGAGGCCGGGCAGGCAGTGCAAGCGCTCGCTTATGATGAAGAACTCCAAAAAGACCTCAGGATGCTTAAACAAGTGGCTGACGAGCAG GATGACGAGGCCCTGAAAGTTCTGCATGAGCATCTCTGTCTAGCAATCTCTCCAGCGCGCCTACCAGGTACAGCCCTAGCCCCACACGCTCCGTCGGGTGTATCTGAACAGGGGCAAGGCTTTACGACTGAGAAGGCTCTTGGAGATGGAGCGGCtggtcgagagagagcggtTAGGTCCGACCCCCTGGACAAGACAGCAGACCAGGTGGACGcaaagtcgaagaagaaaccggtttggcttcctctccatctccaACGAGCTAAATCACGTCACGAATCAGCTGCAACTCTTGTCCGCGACGTCTGTCGGTCCCCCTTGACTCGGTTCAACAGGCTCCTGATAGCAGAGGCCATCGACCGATGGTGGAGTGCGTGGCAGTCCCGCCGCTTCGCAGGGCTGGTGACTAAGAAACTAGGACGGCTTAAATGCCTTGGTCGTCAATTCAAG GCTGGCGGTGTCCCACCGGAAAAGCTGCTAGAGGAGAATGCCTTCGAAGAATACCGACTGTTTGACGACCTGCCACGAACCCGTTTTGTGGCAAACTACATGAGACGACACTCCTGTCCCTGGCAACCGCTCATGCTTTCCAGCAGATCTGAGGCTTCTTCTCATAACGAAGGCGCGGCAACTGACGGGCAGCATGGGATCGGACAACACAGAAGTGTTGAGAGACCTCTGGAGCGTGCCGACTGGCGAACCAGTGATGGACGCGTGATGAGCGATAGCGATCGGAATCGGCGACGAGCACTCAAGCTGATGGCCTTGCAAGAACTCAAG GCGATCGGGATCTTAGAATCCGACGGATCTGTCGACCTCACGTTGCTGAAAGAACTTTATCGAACGCAGCCAGCTATACCGCCTCGAGatgagaaaacagaaggccGGCGCCGTTCTCTGCCGGCCGACAAGATGTCTAGACATGAACGCCACCAGCAGGTCAAGTATCGACAGGCTGCAGTAGGGCTCACCCTCCCTGCCACCACGAGGGACGTCAAGGCTTTAGAGGAgtgggaaagaagagaaaattGCACGGATATTGGCGGGAAAATCGCAAGGGCCACAGGTGTTTTTGATGCACTTCTTCGGGAAGATTTTCCCCAGTACGAACCTCTTCGGGACGTCTTCAAACTCG AGGAATTTGTTGAAGCAGAATACCGCCAACACACCATGAAGCGGGAATTAAGGAAGCTCTACTTGGAATGGCTCCAGCGTGGAATGCCAGATGATCCTAAAAAGC GAAGCAAAAACGACTTCTTGGTTTACTGGATGCGGCtgtcgaagaggaagcgaaaagcgTTGCTGTATGCCGAACAACACCTAGCTCCTGTTGGTGCCTCAAACGCGTATCTAATGCGCCGCATAAGAGCCAAAACTCTAGTTGAAAAGACGACGGGCTCAAATGACTCAGAAACGAGTTCCACAATCGCTCAAGCCTTGTGA